One window of Elaeis guineensis isolate ETL-2024a chromosome 11, EG11, whole genome shotgun sequence genomic DNA carries:
- the LOC105031973 gene encoding ethylene-response factor C3, which translates to MDSSFFYPTSYQHSPESSIGSPESFPWGHRLFYSEQEPLPFDVNDSEEMLLLDMLAKASSSSDASDSNTNQPKEEEVDSKSKAGNGTKEQSYRGVRRRPWGKFAAEIRDSTRHGIRVWLGTFDSAEAAALAYDQAAFSMRGSMAVLNFPVERVRESLRGMKYGEEEGVSPVVALKRRHSMRRKSMGKKGKGREASIESVVELEDLGTEYLEELLRQSEVAGPW; encoded by the coding sequence ATGGATTCCTCCTTCTTCTACCCCACAAGCTATCAACACTCGCCGGAATCCTCCATCGGCTCGCCGGAGTCCTTCCCGTGGGGCCACAGGCTCTTCTACTCCGAGCAAGAGCCCCTCCCCTTCGACGTGAATGACTCCGAGGAGATGCTCCTGCTCGACATGCTGGCGAAGGCCTCGTCGTCGTCGGATGCTAGCGACTCCAATACGAACCAGCCCAAAGAAGAGGAGGTGGACTCGAAGAGCAAGGCAGGGAATGGCACCAAAGAGCAGAGCTACCGAGGGGTGAGGCGCAGGCCGTGGGGAAAGTTCGCAGCGGAGATTCGTGACTCGACTCGGCACGGCATTAGGGTGTGGCTTGGAACCTTTGACAGCGCAGAAGCCGCGGCGTTGGCCTACGACCAGGCAGCGTTCTCGATGAGGGGATCGATGGCGGTGCTGAATTTTCCGGTGGAGCGGGTCCGGGAGTCGCTGAGGGGGATGAAGTATGGGGAGGAGGAGGGGGTGTCGCCGGTGGTGGCGCTGAAGAGGAGGCACTCCATGAGGAGGAAGTCTATGGGGAAGAAAGGGAAGGGGAGGGAGGCGAGCATAGAGAGTGTGGTGGAGTTGGAGGACTTGGGGACAGAGTACCTGGAGGAGCTTCTAAGGCAATCAGAGGTTGCTGGCCCTTGGTGA